A single genomic interval of Nitrospinota bacterium harbors:
- the cybH gene encoding Ni/Fe-hydrogenase, b-type cytochrome subunit, with translation MARAGIYPQKKNLVYVRNFTNRLLHWTMFFSVMVLLPTGYYIGNPTALFGHGEAYNQFIMADIRVYHFFAAMALDISIMLRFYLAFFSMYHRDWFEVLPIPSRIIGAIQIARSYLTFKKPPFYRHVDPLDGLTFLCLHLFMVLQLVTGFHLYAHALPGNYWWSRLIHLGTDWVVPVFGSDQAVRNVHHLMLWITIAGIIMHVYIQVIKTIIWRDGHISAIVGGYKYRDVK, from the coding sequence ATGGCAAGAGCAGGTATTTATCCCCAGAAGAAGAATCTGGTGTATGTAAGGAATTTCACCAACAGGCTTCTTCACTGGACGATGTTTTTCTCGGTGATGGTGCTGCTGCCCACCGGGTACTATATCGGCAATCCCACGGCCCTGTTCGGGCACGGGGAGGCGTATAACCAGTTTATCATGGCCGACATCCGGGTTTACCATTTCTTCGCGGCCATGGCGCTGGACATTTCCATAATGCTCCGGTTCTACCTGGCGTTTTTCAGCATGTACCACCGGGACTGGTTCGAGGTGCTGCCAATCCCGAGCCGGATAATCGGGGCCATCCAGATAGCGCGAAGCTATCTGACGTTCAAAAAACCGCCGTTCTACAGGCATGTGGACCCGCTGGACGGCTTGACCTTCCTTTGCCTCCACCTTTTCATGGTGCTCCAGTTGGTCACCGGATTTCATCTTTACGCCCACGCATTGCCGGGAAATTACTGGTGGTCGCGCCTGATCCATCTCGGCACGGACTGGGTGGTGCCGGTATTCGGGAGCGACCAGGCGGTACGCAACGTCCATCACCTGATGTTGTGGATAACTATCGCCGGGATAATCATGCACGTTTACATCCAGGTGATAAAGACGATCATTTGGCGGGACGGGCACATTTCGGCCATCGTGGGCGGCTACAAGTACAGGGACGTGAAGTAA
- a CDS encoding nickel-dependent hydrogenase large subunit, which yields MGERTVIDPITRIEGHLRIEIEVEGGKVKDAWSSGTMWRGFEVFLKGRDPRDAWYITQRVCGVCTTVHAITSVRAVENALNITIPENARIIRNLILGTQMIHDHPVHFYHLHALDWVDVVSALRADPKKTSELAQSTNPNSPKSGPGDFKNTQDKLKKFVDGGQLGPFTNGYWGHPAMKLPPEANLMAVSHYLDALKLQNKARQMHAIFGAKNPHIQTMTVGGVTCVADLNPDRIGQFLYLLKEVKDFIDNVYIPDVLAVAPFYLDWAGIGGGLKNYLAYGDYPMKTGGPETQWFPRGHVSERDISKALPTDVGKITEDVTHSWYKYAKNGPLHPSVGETDPWFTGIETAKADGKYSWLKTPRYDGKAMEVGPLARMLVNFSAGHKPTVDNVSAVLKKLGVPASALFSTLGRTAARAIETKVICDEMEKWVMELVGNVKRGDLETCADYEHPTSAKGYGTVEAPRGALGHWVEIEGGKIKNYQLVVPTTWNGSPRDQKGQRSAIEEALIGTPVADPKRPLEILRTVHSFDPCLACSVHVIDPVSNEVYETKVA from the coding sequence ATGGGCGAGAGAACAGTAATAGACCCCATCACCAGGATTGAGGGGCATCTTCGCATCGAGATAGAGGTGGAGGGGGGCAAAGTAAAGGACGCGTGGAGTTCCGGCACGATGTGGCGCGGATTCGAGGTGTTTTTGAAAGGAAGGGACCCGCGGGACGCATGGTACATCACCCAGCGCGTTTGCGGCGTGTGCACCACGGTGCACGCAATCACTTCCGTGCGGGCGGTGGAAAACGCCCTTAACATAACGATCCCGGAGAACGCCCGTATCATAAGAAACCTGATACTTGGCACCCAGATGATCCACGACCATCCTGTGCATTTCTATCATCTGCACGCTCTCGACTGGGTGGACGTGGTATCGGCGCTCAGGGCCGATCCGAAGAAGACATCCGAACTTGCGCAGTCCACCAATCCCAACTCGCCCAAAAGCGGGCCGGGGGACTTTAAGAACACGCAGGACAAGCTAAAGAAGTTTGTCGATGGGGGCCAGCTTGGGCCTTTCACCAACGGTTACTGGGGCCATCCGGCGATGAAACTGCCGCCGGAGGCAAACCTTATGGCGGTGTCGCACTATCTGGACGCATTGAAGCTCCAGAACAAGGCGCGGCAGATGCACGCCATATTCGGAGCCAAGAATCCACATATCCAGACGATGACCGTGGGCGGAGTGACCTGCGTGGCGGATCTGAACCCGGACAGGATAGGCCAGTTCCTTTACCTGTTGAAGGAGGTGAAGGATTTCATAGACAACGTGTACATACCCGATGTGCTGGCGGTTGCCCCGTTCTATCTTGATTGGGCCGGGATCGGCGGCGGGTTGAAGAATTACCTGGCGTATGGCGATTATCCGATGAAGACCGGCGGGCCTGAGACCCAGTGGTTCCCCAGAGGGCACGTCAGCGAGCGGGACATATCCAAGGCATTGCCCACCGATGTGGGCAAGATCACCGAAGACGTGACGCACTCCTGGTACAAGTACGCTAAAAACGGGCCGTTGCATCCATCGGTGGGTGAAACGGACCCATGGTTCACCGGAATAGAGACCGCCAAGGCGGACGGCAAGTATTCGTGGCTGAAGACCCCAAGGTATGACGGCAAGGCGATGGAAGTCGGCCCGCTGGCGCGGATGCTGGTGAACTTTTCGGCGGGGCACAAGCCGACTGTGGACAACGTCAGCGCGGTATTAAAAAAGCTTGGGGTTCCGGCCAGCGCGTTGTTCTCCACGCTTGGCCGTACGGCGGCAAGGGCAATCGAGACGAAGGTTATCTGCGACGAAATGGAAAAATGGGTGATGGAGCTTGTGGGGAACGTCAAGAGGGGAGATCTGGAGACCTGCGCGGACTACGAACACCCCACATCGGCCAAAGGTTACGGGACGGTGGAGGCTCCTCGAGGCGCGCTTGGGCACTGGGTGGAGATTGAAGGGGGCAAGATCAAGAATTACCAGCTTGTGGTGCCCACCACCTGGAATGGCTCGCCAAGGGATCAAAAAGGGCAACGATCGGCCATCGAAGAGGCGCTCATCGGTACGCCTGTGGCAGATCCAAAAAGGCCGCTTGAGATACTGCGGACGGTCCATTCGTTCGATCCGTGCCTGGCCTGTTCTGTCCACGTGATAGATCCGGTGAGCAACGAGGTGTACGAGACGAAGGTGGCGTAA